A single genomic interval of Oncorhynchus mykiss isolate Arlee chromosome 13, USDA_OmykA_1.1, whole genome shotgun sequence harbors:
- the LOC118938107 gene encoding uncharacterized protein LOC118938107: protein MRRTQQQLQLPAHSFLFPVTQLQPPVFYSTHVHSATASCILQYQVHSATASCILQYPRPFSYSLLYSTVPRSTQLQPPVFYSTHVHSATASCILQYPGPFSYSLLYSTVPTSIQLQPPVFYSTQVHSATASCILQYPRPFSYSLLYSTVPTSIQLQPPVFYSTQVHSATASCILQYPGPFSYSLLYSTVPRSIQLQPPVFYSTHVHSAAASCILQYPRPFSYSLLYSTVPTSIQLQPPVFYSCSLLYSTEGRVSVGFCFFPIQLKPRQPDEGRSLLISDLNSSSKNEGWGENLQTLCPPCNEFVVCLLLCEILQCGFA from the exons ATGCGTCGCACACAGCAGCAGCTCCAGCTTCCTGCTCACagcttcctgtttcct gtaacacagctacagcctcctgtattctacagtaccCACGTCCATTCAGCTACAGcctcctgtattctacagtaccaGGTCCATTCAGCTACAGcctcctgtattctacagtaccCACGTCCATTCAGCTACAGcctcctgtattctacagtaccCAGGTCCACTCAGCTACAGcctcctgtattctacagtaccCACGTCCATTCAGCTACAGcctcctgtattctacagtaccCAGGTCCATTCAGCTACAGcctcctgtattctacagtaccCACGTCCATTCAGCTACAGcctcctgtattctacagtaccCAGGTCCATTCAGCTACAGcctcctgtattctacagtaccCACGTCCATTCAGCTACAGcctcctgtattctacagtaccCACGTCCATTCAGCTACAGcctcctgtattctacagtaccCAGGTCCATTCAGCTACAGcctcctgtattctacagtaccCAGGTCCATTCAGCTACAGcctcctgtattctacagtaccCAGGTCCATTCAGCTGCAGcctcctgtattctacagtaccCACGTCCATTCAGCTGCAGcctcctgtattctacagtaccCACGTCCATTCAGCTACAGcctcctgtattctacagtaccCACGTCCATTCAGCTGCAGcctcctgtattcta CAGCTGCAGCCTCCTGTATTCTACCGAGGGtcgagtgtctgtgggtttttgttttttcccaaTTCAATTAAAACCTAGACAACCAGATGAAGGGAgatccttactaattagtgaccttaattcctCCAGCAAGAACGAGGGTTGGggcgaaaacctgcagacactctgTCCTCCGTGCAATGAGTTCGTGGTCTGTTTGCTACTGTGTGAAATCCTGCAATGTGGCTTTGCTTGA